gatagcaaaaactcttctcaaggataaaagaacctctggtggaatcaccatgcccgacctaaagatgtactacagagcaattgtggtaaaaactgcatggtactggtatagagacagacaagtagaccaatggaacagaattgaagacccagagatgaacccacacacctatggtcacttgatctttgacaagggagctaaaaccatccagaggaaaaaagataacattttcaacaaatggtgctggcacaactggctgttatcatgtagaagatttcgaattgatccagttctatctccttgtactaaggtcaaatctaagtggattaaggatctccacaaagaaccagagacattgaaacttatagaggaaaagtagggaaaagcctcgaaaatatgggtacaggggaaaaattcctgaatagaacagcaatggcttgtgctgtaagatcaagaatcgataaatgggacctcataaaattgcaaagcttctgcaaggcaaaagacaccgtcaataagacaaaaagaccaccaacagattgggaaaggatctttacctatcccaaatcggacaggggactaatatccaatatataaaaagaactcaagaaggtagactccataaaatcaaataaccccattaaaaagtggggctcagaactgaacaaagatttctcacccgaggaataccaaatggcagagaagcacctgaaaaaatgttcaacatccttaatcatcagggaaatgcaaatcagaacaaccctgagattccacctcacaccagtcagaatggctaagatcaaaaattcaggtgacagcagatgctggcgtggatgtggagaaagaggaacactcctccattgttggtgggattgtaagcttgtacaaccactctggaaatcagtctggcggttcctcagaaaattggacatagtactactgaaagatccagcaatacctcttctgggcatatatccagaagatgccccaaccggtaagaaggacacatgctccactatgttcatagcagccttatttataatagccagaagctggaaagaacccagatgcccctcaacagaggaatggatacagaaaatgtggtacttttacacaatggagtactactcagctattaaaaagaatgactttatgaaattcctagccaaatggatggacctggagggcatcatcttgagtgaggtaacccaatcacaaagaaactctcacaatatgtactcactgataagtggatattagcccagaaacttaggatacccaagatataagatataatttgctaaaaacattaaactcaagagaatgaagaccaaagtgtggacactttgccccttcttagaataggaaacaaaacacccatggaaggagttacagagacaaagtttggagctgagacataaggatggaccatgtagagactgccatattcagggatccaccccataatcagcatccaaacgctgacaccattgcatacactagcaagattttgcctaaaggagccagatatagctgtctcttgtgagactatgccagggcctagcaaacacagaagtggatgctcacagtcagctattgaatggaccacagggcccccaatggaggaactagagaaagcacccaaggaactaaagggatctgcaaccctataggtggaacaacaatatgaactaaccagtaccccggagctcttgtctctagctgcatatgtatcaaaagatggcctagtcggccatcactgcaaagagaggcccattggacttgcaaactttatatgccccagtacaggggaatgccagggccaaaaagggggagtgggtgggtaggtgagtgggggggggggtatgggggacttttggtatagcattggaaatgtaaatgagctaaatacctaataaaaaatggaaaaaaatgtacaggaaaaaaaaagaataaacttacAAAATCATGTCAAATAGAGGAAATGATGACTATACATGCCATACAGGAGTTTCCATCACCTTGCTAACCACACAGAACCAGTGTAAACAGCCTAGCCCTTTGTCTCCTCCCTCTCCcggccctttctctttcttttgctttctgacTTCATTGATGTTGAATCTGCAAGGAGATCATTTATCTAGTAGCAGACACATTTCCAGACAAGGTCATATGGTCTATGTGGTCACCTAGTCCACTAAGTAGACTGTTGATTCTCTGTGGGGAAAAAATGACCTTGGATCTACACTCTGCTTCTTTAGTGTATTATCAGTACCCAAATGTACAAAGCATTTTGAAGTAAGTGTTTTACCCATAACTAACTCTCTAATTACTTATAAGGATAATTTTATAGTGCCATGGCCTCTAATGATGTAACTACTGTGGAGGTGATTCAATCACCCAGTTAGCTCCATAATGCTCATTCAGTCTAACTGGAGCAATTAGATTCTCTCTAGGTGGATTAAACCAGGCAAATCCTCCCTTCCtgtatgtttttgagacaatatGGCTCATTCTCCATGCTGACCTTGAGCTTGGCTTCAATCACACAATGATGGCTTCAAAACATGACCATTGGCTTTCATtccctcaaagaaaagaaaactaacacacacacacacacacacacacacacacatccaaagcAACATCTGTCATAGTCCTGTTGTATCTCCTTATGAAGCAGTGAAACAAGATAGAAGgtttttttattccatttctgTTAACAGTTAAAGACATTCTCACCACAGACttccttattattttatatgttatcCTTCCTTTTTTCTGGATAGAGTGGCTGCTTTAGTTTTATTCCAGTATGTTCAAAttgatcttctggctttttatGGTTGGGCATGTCAATGATTGCACTTAGGCTTTGCACATTCCCTCTAAATCCTTTACCTCTGCCATTCACACAAGGTCCCTTTCCATTCTTACTTTCAGTCAGGAATTGTCTAAGTTGTCAAAGTGTGCTTGAAAGCAAGACATAAGCAGAATGCAAATTGCTTTCTGTCTACTTTACCAGTCCCCTAATGATCTGGGTTTTGAATTTCAGAGCAATGTTCAAGTTACTAAGACTGTTCCCTGGGCTAAGTCAGGGTCTCCAGTCCATtatattgaaattttatttcacaaataCTATCAGTCTAAGGTATTGATCATTGCTCACACAGCATCTCAGAAGCCTTGGAAAAACCAACCAGGGTGTAGTGTGAAGCAGATGGGAGATGAGTGTGAGTCCAGGTGTCTGTGGCTAGTTCTGCAGAATGCCACTTTCTATCAATACACACAGTGTAAGAAAGCCAAGCCTCTGTCCTTCCTACTAGAGCCTTAAGACCCTCATAAGTGATGGGTCTGGTTTAAACACAGCCACCCAAATGCCCTTACATTGGGTGGGATTCTACCTACTTGTCCTCTTCCCATATCATATCTAATCGGTTCCATATGGATGCTCTGAACACTGCTATGTAATGGTTGTTGGGTTTGAAATGGATTTCTCCACTTCAAAGTCTCTCCTACATGgtcctagaacagtggttctcaacctttctctaATGCTCTCTGAAGATTCAATACACTTCTTCATGTTGTGACACCCCCCCAAGTATAACATTGTTTCCCATGCTGCATTCATACTGTGACTTTGCCACTGTTGTTGAATTGCCAGGTGaatatctgataggcaggatATCTGTTATGCAACCATTTTGAAAGAGCCATTCACCCCCAGAGAGATTGAGACCTACAGGTTAAGAACACCATACTAAGCTTGTGTAACCAGTAGTGAAGTTGTGTTTAGTAAACATTTTTCATTGCACTGATTACCAACTCTGTATATTGTTCAGAGTTGTGCTTCCTCTCCTACAATGAGGCAACCTTTTCATTCCAATAGCAGAATTTGTCTTCTTTCAGCTTCATAACAGGCTTAAGAAGTACTTGGGGCCCGTGTGACCAGAAGGCACACTGAGGCTGATGGAGTCTTTGGCAGAGACATGGAAGTCAGGCAGTTTGTCAGTCAGAGACTCTGCAAGTCCCACCTCCGCCTTTTCCATCAGTCTTTGATGAACACCTGATGCCACACAGGTGCTGATCCTCAACCTTTCTCTTTCAATCTCACAGCCTGAGTCTAGAAGCCAGGAGTTCAGTGGTGCCCATGACCTCCCACCACAGACAGGGTAGGTGGTAACTCTCTGGGAGAAAAGAATCCTCGTTTAAAAACCTGTGAGTTTTAAATGCCTGTCTACACCTATGAGACCAATGTTACAACGAGGTTCATTACACTCTTCCAAGAGTATACCATACTGATTTACGAtcatcatcaaaacaaaacaaaacaaattgcacaaaagaaaacagaacaataaAGAAGCAGACAAGGATTGTGAAGTAACAGAATTTATTTGGTCAAAGAACTGTTGATCACACACAAAGAACAAGACCATCTCTACAGTGTGTACTACACATTTTCTGGGAAAGAGGTTCTGTACAGCCCTTTGACATAAAAAGTGgctattttttgagacaaccTCACTATGTCGtgcaggttagcctcaaacttgaacttttccctgtctcagcctcccagataCTTCTTATTTCTGAtagaacacatgaaactgaatctgttttctattttataatgAGGTTGCTAAGCAAATACACTGCTTGATGTCTTTAAACATCAACACAGTATACAAAATTTGTTTACATTGTATTAACTTCCAGGTTCTTATTATCAGCATTGTATAGAATTTTACTATGAGATTGTATAAAAATGTGTCCATATTGATACTGATAGAAATTTATTCCTCAGGGTTAGGTTAGGTTACAGATACTTTGCAAAGGACACTGCAATCAGCATTCGAGGTGCTGTACTCTTGTGAATGTATGTACACATTTTCTTGGAGAGAGAACTGGCAGTTATGTGTATTTGCCATTatgagatacaaaaaaaaaaattggttacatttataccagtggttctcaacctacggGTCGGGACCCCTTTGTGGTCACATAAGATATCCTACATAgcatatatttacattaagatttatAACaccagcaaaattacaattatgaagtagcaacaaatagCTTTATGGTTTTGAGGTTCACCATAACCTAAGGAGCTGTACTAAAGGGTCCCAGGATTAGGCAGATTCAGAACCGCTCACATTCCTCTCGGTAGTTCATGGCTGCTCGAGCTCCTTACCCCTTTCAGTGTCTGATAGTTTTAGGCTGGTTCATTACCTACACATGCTGGTATGTATACTATACCACGAGAGATTCAATCTGCATTTATTCTCGTTGTAACTAGAAGGTCCACACCCATTTGCCTGTTTGCTGATACATTTGTTCCtccttgcctttttctttttcttgctaaCCTTGAAGGGATGATTTACAAGCCCTGTTATATATGCACACAGTGAATATCATCTTCTTTGTGCCTGATGTTTTCATGTTTTATCACCTTTTCACTAAAatactaaaattttatttacttcataATTTACTGTAATTATGTGGATAACATTTTTGTGGCTTGGTTTTAAAACCTTACCTACAAATCACAAAGAAgatacatgttttgtttttcatatttagtTCTAATGTTTTCCTGAAATTTACCTTTGGCCAAAGGAATTTAAGAAGAAAGAAGGTTTGCTTTTTCTACTACATATCTCATTGATGTAGCAACATTCAACAGTGAAAACACATTTATTGTCATTGAACAAGCTAAAGTCTAAATTAGGTCACCTAATGTGCATTTTGAGATTTGGTATCCTGACTCTGTACTCTAATAATCTCTGCAATTATTAGGGAGGATGACCTGTAATTTAGGAGGATACATAAAGTGATCACATACATGTCTTTGGAATTGGAAGGATTGGATCACAATCTACAAACCACTGTGACAGTGCTATGGGTGTAATGATGTAATCTCACAGAAATTAAGGGATTAAAACTGCCCCTCAAATTATATACAAGATACACAGAAAGAGCTGTTTATGTCTAAGCTCCTGTCGGAAGTGCATGGCACGTCTGATTCCCCATCCTTGGCAATGACAAGTGACAAAGACCAATGGGAGTTGACAAAATTTCTAATAAATTAATGGAATTTATATGAACTTGGTTGACAATAGTTCTAAgggaaatcatttgtctttgaAGTAATTATAATGCTGTTGGGAGTGAGGGAAATGGGAGCCAGCTGGGCTGCTCTGGATACCTAGTCAGAGTTTCTTTCACAAGGCCAGGTAGATTTCCTTCTTTGCTTTGGAGTCTGCTCAGTAAAGGTTGTTTGAAGGTCCTATGGGAGGTCCTACGGAGGTCCTATCCAACTGCAAGCAGCCTCAACTCTGGGCCCTATGGATTGAGGGTTTGAGTGCCTGTTGGGCAAAGACTATACAATAGCTAAaagcctccctctgtccctccccaccCAACTCCAGCCCAGAGCCCCAGCTTTGACTGCAGGGAGaaggatattttttctttttttttttttttttttttttttgagaaagggaagCACTTCCTGGTAGGTTGCCCAAGGACTGTAGAACCAACTCATAGCTCTTAGAATTCTCATGAATTCCTTATCATTTAATTGCCAGACAGTTGTTATTCTCTGGTATATTAAAGTTATGGCTGTTCTAGCTCATGCCTAAAGCTCATTGTCTTGACCTGCCCTTCACAGGCTTGTGTGGTAAGCATAGTCCTACAGACTCCATCACTTGGATttttgtgttgtgtatgtgtgtcgttTTTCTTCTAAGTATTACTAGAAGCGTGTGGCAAACAGCTTCTCTTTAAGGAATCCATTCTGAAAATACCAATTCCTCTCCAAAACCCTCAACATCAACAATtcgtacacacgcacacaaacacacactcacactcacatatacatatattcatacacacacaacgtaaacatacacagacacaccataaacacacacacacaatataaacacacagacaccataAACACGCACActccctcacacatacacattcacacacacacacatacacacatacaacatacatacacaccatgtACCATaatacacatcatacacaaacatatacactcaaacacacacactcacacacacataccctccagcacacacacacacacacacacacacacacacacacacacacagagggagagagagagagagagagagagagagagagagacagagagacagagagacagagagacagagagatagagagtgcCCAATGTTTCTTTGGGATCCTGGGCCCTGGATTTTAGTTCTGCCACCTTTGCTGAGGTATTTGTAGCCTCTCTCCATGGAGCTCTGAGCTTCCAGCTGGATAGGCCTGTGTGGATTCACATTGTTCCGTGGCTGATGGTCAGTGtttccaaaagaaacaaacagagaaagTGTGGGACCCCATTCCAAACACTTATTTAAGTTGCAAATGGAGTTTGGAAGCAAAGAGAATTTAGAATTTTCTTCTAGTATGAGAAACAAATAGGAGATAAGATTAGAAATACTTTTCTTCTACAAAGATGCCAAATTTAAAAACCACCACCAGAACCaccatgaacaacaacaacatacgCAAGCAATTTTTATAAAATCAAAGGAAGCAGTGGAAATACCCATTGTGTCCTTTATCTGTGGTAATGTGATATTTTTCAAGATTCTTTAcacacaattttatttaaaacaccaCAGACTCTACACTGGAAGGCAGCTTCTCCCAAGGCATCTATACTCAATCCTCTAGTGGACTCGAGGGAATAAGGACACAATTACTGTACCATTTTGCAAACAAAACTTGTCTAAGAGGTCCCCGGTCTTCCTCCCGTAGGACCTTCagccatgggggctggagaggtagaggCCTCCTTGTCTTGTGAATGTGGAGAAAGCTCCTTAGTGGCCATACTGCCAAGCCCAGTCCTCGGGGTTTAAAAAGTACCACTTAGAGTTTGGAAATGAGCCGTGCCCAGTGTGTGGGACCTATTACAGCCGCGCGAGGGCAGCAAGGACACCCGGATACATGTGCAGCAGCTGGTAGTTAAGACGCCTGCGGCAGTGCAGATGGCGCTGGACCAATCTGAGCCGTCTCATGGCCATGGTGTTGGAGCAGGTCACTCCTGTGCTTGTGCTCCTGCTGAGGGGTCCCGTGTTGCTGGTGTGAGTAGTTTGCTCTCACCTCCAAAAGCTCCAGCGTGTTCTTAGGTTAGGTTAGAAGACCTCGAATGTTGGGGGATCCCAGGCGCCTGGATGCAAGTAGGGGGCAGGATTCGGTGTCActgagaggaagcaggaagtgggACGCACAGAACTGTCTCATCTGGGCCTCCGGGATTGGCCACAGGGAATCTGCAAGTACACAGTTGTCAACCTCCAGCCACCATTGCCTCAGCGGTCCACCTCTGGCAGCTCTGATCTCAGGTAAGTCCAGGggcaggaagtggggggggggggggcacagcgtGGTGGCAGGGCGGAAAGATTGGCATGGTGAAAAGAAAAGGGCTCAGTGCACAGCCTTATTGACGGGATGAATCTGTTGGGTCCTCATTGGTGCGGCCGGCCTGGAGCTCAGCATGGCCAATGCTCCTGGAGGCTGAGCTCCTGCAATTGGatggcagagatggagaagaaagtCAGGATGGGTCCAGTCAGTTCCTTGGTTAGGGACTGAGGAGGGAACGAGGGTGGGGGTCACCAGGAACTGCCTGATAACTCATGTGGGCAGCCTAGAAGGCTTTAccaaaatataacttttatttatatggttcccctttcaaaaaaaaaaagctaattaaAATGAGTTCTGTTTTTAtgattataaaaacataaatctGAAAGAGTAGAAAgtataaatgagaaaacaaatataGGTGACAACAGGTTATTGAGAAAAAATTATTAAATGGAGAACTAGTATAGTGGAGGCAAAGACGGTAGCCTTTACTAAGACATAGTAATATTAAGggtatatgtgtaatatatgtgtaaatatatatatatatataaatatatatatgtggtaTAGCACAGGCAATGGAAAAtctgaggaaaaggaaggaaaatcagGGGGATTTGTAAAAAGAGTAAAACAATGGATGTTATTGCTTATTTTGTAGAAAAAATAAACTGAAGCTCTTGGTATTATTAGTTGCTCTTGACCTATGAACATGCATTTAATTTTGGGGGGAAAAGTATTAGAGTTCAATATGTTAAAAGACAATAATGAGAGATCATGAAGAATAAGGGAACTTAATAAACAATTTCACTGACTTGTGAGATCCTAGGATTTACTAAAGAATAAATCATTAGACTATTTTCAGAATCCTTTGACTATAGCATCAGGAACTAACGATAAActtcaatcactgattaagaattttaaaagtctaaGTCTTAAGTTGTTAATAATTATTGAGAGGATAaatcatctatctttctatctatctatctatctatctatctatctatctatctatctatgagatTTGCAATATATTCCAAACTGGACTAGAGCTCTCCTTCCTCAGTCTCCCCAGCGCTGATATTTAGTCACACAGTCAACATGCCCAGACTAAATACGTTCTAAGACCATATCTATAGTAAAATGTGAACTAACTGTTGAGAAAAACATTCTTAAAAAGACCACATTTGGAAGAATCATAATAGGATACAGTGCATTATTATCTTACAAAGATGAAAATCTTTCAAAAATTCAGTCAGGATCTGACCAGTAACAGTTCCctgaatgaatcaatgaattaacaataaataataatacaaatataaCTATTCCTTTGTTTGATTGAACATAAAAATTGTACTGTATGGTTTTTAAAAGGAGAATAGAGCTATAAATAACAATTACaacctgtattttcttttgtcttttctttagaaaaaaaccTACATAACTTCAAGCAATTCCACAGTGGGATTAGCATGGTCATGTCAGCGAGGAATAACCCAGATCTGACCCCAGCTTCCTTTGTTCTGAATGGGATCCCAGGCCTGGAACACATGCACATCTGGATCTCCTTCCCTTTCTGTTCCATGTATGCAGTGGCTATGATGGGGAACTGTGGACTCCTCTATCTCATCTTCTTTGAGGATTCCTTACACAGACCCATGTACTACTTTTTAGCAATGCTTTCTCTAACAGACCTTGTCATGTGCTCTAGTACAATCCCCAAAGCCCTGTGCATCTTCTGGTTTCATCTCAAAGAAATTGGATTTGACGACTGTCTTGTACAGATGTTCTTCATCCATACCTTCATGGGGATGGAGTCTGGAGTGCTCATGCTCATGGCTCTGGACCACTATGTAGCCATTTGCTACCCTCTGCATTACTCCACCATTCTCACCAATCCTATCATTGCCAAGATTGGGTTAGCCACCTTCCTGAGGGGCGTTCTGCTAATTATTCCATTCATATTTCTCTCCAAGTGCCTACCCTACTTTCGAGGCAATATAATAAACCATACCTACTGTGACCACATGTCTGTAGCCAAGTTGCCCTGTGGCAATGTCAAGGTGAATGCCATTTATGGTCTAATGGTTGCTCTCTTGATTGGGGGTTTTGACATCCTGTGTATCACAATCTCCTATATCATGATTCTGAGGGCAGTGGTCAGCTTATCATCAGCAGATGCTAGGCAGAAGGCCTTCAGCACCTGCACTGCCCACATCTGTGCCATTGTTTTCTCCTATAGCCCAACCTTCTTGTCCTTCTTTTCCCACCACTTTGGGGGGCACACAATCCCTCCATCTTGCCACATCATTGTGGCTAATATTtatctgcttttgcctcccactATGAACCCTGTTGTCTATGGAGTGAAAACCAAACAGATACAAGACTGTGTCATAAGGATTTTTTCAGAGTCTAAGGATTCCAAAGCTCACGGTATATAAATAAGCTTTGGCAGGGCAACAGAGAAGTACATCTAATTGCTTGCTTAGGTGAGTCCTGGTAAAATCCTTGTACATACACTACCTTAACAAGGCACTGAAAACTAGACTGTGTTAAATGTATTCTTCAACATTCCTGGGAAGCTCACCCAGCTTCTCCTGACTATAGATAGCTTCTCTTCCGAAGAACTAATCTACTGGATGGGCCAGGTTTCATTgacagaacacaatgaaaactgAATAAAGCTTGAGGATTTTAACTCAATTTATCGACTGCAGTTTTAAGTTTTAAGTCATTATACAACTGTAATACAACTGATATACTGATATACAACTGTAATACTTAGGATATATGTCAGTAATTGCTTTTGATtgagtacatatgtatacatatgtaaatgtatgtatagTGATAtagatatttgtatatatataaatatatatagggatgtatgtatgtatgtatgtatgaaatacAAAATTCCTGTTTTTCAAGTACTTCTTTCTTCCTGAAAGGATAGAAATATTTCTCATAAAGTCATGAATATAAGGAAATTTTATCATATAGGGTTCTCAATAGAATCTTATTAGGCTACCTAGGCTTCTCTATCAAGACACTGTTATAATTATTTCACAGCAGAACAATTAACTGTCCCATTTTCTTCAAGGCAGGATTAAAGATCATGCAGTCCAGAATGAGAGCTAATTCCCTGAAACACATCTAAGAAAATTCATATATTTCCCTAGAAAAAAGTCATATAAAAattatcaaattttatttataagtttTCTCCAATTGCAAGTATAATGAAATCAAATATTCCTCTAATTTTTAAAgagtatattaaataaaaatagttcaaagaaacaatatttgtatatttaatgttttgttaGTTGAGTTGACTTATAAGGAATgcagagaaaatatatttttttatttttaattttttttccattttttattaggtatttagctcatttacatttccaatgctataccaaaagtcccccatacccacccaccccaactcccctaccgacccactccccctttttggccctggcgttcccctgtactggggcatataaagtttgcaagtccaatgagcctctctttgcagtgatggccgactaggccatcttttgatacatatgcagctagagtcaagagctccggggtactgattagttcatattgttgttccacctatagggttgcagatccctttagttccttgggtgctttctctagctcctccattgggagccctgtgatccatccattagctgactgtgagcatccacttctgtgtttgctatgccccggcatagtctcacaagagacagctacatctgggtccttttgataaaatcttgctagtgtatgcaatggtgtcagcgtttggatgctgattatggggtggatccctggatatggcagtctctacatggtccatcctttcatctcagctccaaactttgtctctgtaactccttccatgggtgttttattcccaattctaaagaggggcatagtgtccacacttcagtcttcattcttcttgagtttcatgtgtttagcaaattg
This Mus musculus strain C57BL/6J chromosome 7, GRCm38.p6 C57BL/6J DNA region includes the following protein-coding sequences:
- the Olfr503 gene encoding olfactory receptor 503; translation: MVMSARNNPDLTPASFVLNGIPGLEHMHIWISFPFCSMYAVAMMGNCGLLYLIFFEDSLHRPMYYFLAMLSLTDLVMCSSTIPKALCIFWFHLKEIGFDDCLVQMFFIHTFMGMESGVLMLMALDHYVAICYPLHYSTILTNPIIAKIGLATFLRGVLLIIPFIFLSKCLPYFRGNIINHTYCDHMSVAKLPCGNVKVNAIYGLMVALLIGGFDILCITISYIMILRAVVSLSSADARQKAFSTCTAHICAIVFSYSPTFLSFFSHHFGGHTIPPSCHIIVANIYLLLPPTMNPVVYGVKTKQIQDCVIRIFSESKDSKAHGI